In Streptomyces sp. NBC_01707, a genomic segment contains:
- a CDS encoding inositol-3-phosphate synthase: MGSVRVAIVGVGNCAASLVQGVEYYKDADPAGKVPGLMHVQFGDYHVRDVEFVAAFDVDAKKVGLDLADAIGASENNTIKIADVPNTGVTVQRGHTHDGLGKYYRETIEESPEAPVDIVQVLKDKQVDVLVCYLPVGSEVAAKFYAQCAIDAKVAFVNALPVFIAGTKEWADKFTEAGVPIVGDDIKSQVGATITHRVMAKLFEDRGVVLDRTMQLNVGGNMDFKNMLERERLESKKISKTQAVTSQIRDRELGADNVHIGPSDYVAWLDDRKWAYVRLEGRAFGDVPLNLEYKLEVWDSPNSAGVIIDAVRAAKIAKDRGIGGPILSASSYFMKSPPVQYFDDEARENVEKFINGDVER, encoded by the coding sequence ATGGGTTCGGTTCGCGTAGCCATCGTCGGCGTGGGCAACTGCGCCGCCTCGCTGGTGCAGGGCGTCGAGTACTACAAGGACGCCGATCCGGCCGGCAAGGTGCCCGGTCTGATGCACGTCCAGTTCGGCGACTACCACGTGCGTGACGTCGAGTTCGTCGCCGCCTTCGATGTCGACGCGAAGAAGGTCGGACTCGACCTCGCGGACGCCATCGGCGCCAGCGAGAACAACACGATCAAGATCGCCGACGTCCCGAACACCGGCGTGACGGTCCAGCGCGGCCACACCCACGACGGTCTGGGCAAGTACTACCGCGAGACCATCGAGGAGTCCCCCGAGGCCCCGGTCGACATCGTCCAGGTCCTCAAGGACAAGCAGGTCGACGTTCTCGTCTGCTACCTGCCCGTCGGTTCCGAGGTCGCTGCGAAGTTCTACGCGCAGTGCGCCATCGACGCCAAGGTCGCGTTCGTCAACGCCCTCCCGGTCTTCATCGCCGGCACCAAGGAGTGGGCCGACAAGTTCACCGAGGCCGGTGTCCCGATCGTCGGCGACGACATCAAGTCGCAGGTCGGCGCCACCATCACGCACCGTGTGATGGCGAAGCTCTTCGAGGACCGGGGCGTCGTCCTGGACCGCACGATGCAGCTGAACGTCGGCGGCAACATGGACTTCAAGAACATGCTCGAGCGTGAGCGCCTTGAGTCCAAGAAGATCTCCAAGACGCAGGCCGTCACCTCCCAGATCCGTGACCGTGAGCTGGGTGCCGACAACGTGCACATCGGCCCGTCGGACTACGTGGCCTGGCTGGACGACCGCAAGTGGGCGTACGTGCGCCTCGAGGGTCGCGCCTTCGGTGACGTTCCGCTGAACCTGGAGTACAAGCTCGAGGTCTGGGACTCCCCGAACTCCGCCGGTGTCATCATCGACGCCGTGCGTGCCGCGAAGATCGCCAAGGACCGCGGCATCGGTGGCCCGATCCTCTCCGCGTCCTCGTACTTCATGAAGTCCCCGCCGGTCCAGTACTTCGACGACGAGGCCCGTGAGAACGTCGAGAAGTTCATCAACGGCGACGTCGAGCGCTGA
- a CDS encoding PadR family transcriptional regulator, with translation MSRRSGILEFAVLGLLRESPMHGYELRKRLNTSLGIFRAFSYGTLYPCLKTLVANGWLIEETGNAPADLPPATGRAVAPASSLAGRRAKIVYRLTAEGKEHFEELLSHTGPDSWEDEHFAARFAFFGQTEHEVRMRVLEGRRSRLEERLEKMRASLARTRERLDDYTLELQRHGMESVEREVRWLNELIESERSGRDQRRSSPESSAPQNTAGESDGLPRHRGHTPPDPSDDTRK, from the coding sequence TTGAGCAGACGCTCCGGCATCCTCGAATTCGCCGTACTCGGCCTGCTCCGCGAGTCGCCGATGCACGGGTACGAACTGCGCAAACGCCTCAACACCTCGTTGGGGATCTTTCGCGCCTTCAGCTACGGCACCCTCTACCCCTGCCTCAAGACGCTGGTCGCGAACGGCTGGTTGATCGAGGAGACAGGAAATGCTCCCGCCGACCTCCCGCCCGCCACCGGCCGTGCGGTCGCCCCTGCCTCTTCACTGGCAGGGCGCCGCGCCAAGATCGTCTACCGGCTGACGGCAGAAGGTAAGGAGCACTTCGAGGAGCTGCTCTCGCACACCGGCCCCGACTCCTGGGAGGACGAGCACTTCGCAGCCCGCTTCGCCTTCTTCGGGCAGACGGAGCACGAGGTGCGGATGCGCGTGCTGGAAGGCCGCCGCAGTCGGCTGGAGGAGCGCCTGGAGAAGATGCGCGCCTCTCTGGCACGGACCCGCGAACGACTCGACGACTACACACTTGAGCTGCAGCGACATGGCATGGAGTCCGTGGAGCGCGAAGTGCGCTGGCTGAACGAGCTCATCGAGAGCGAGCGGTCGGGACGGGATCAGCGACGATCCTCGCCCGAGAGCTCGGCTCCGCAGAACACAGCAGGAGAGTCGGACGGCCTGCCCCGGCATCGGGGTCACACCCCGCCGGATCCGTCCGACGACACCCGCAAATGA
- a CDS encoding MFS transporter, which translates to MPVVRDLRVLLRLRNFRRLLVVRLLSQSADGVYQVALAAHVVFSPEKQTSAGAIASAMAVLLLPYSLIGPFAGVFLDRWPRRQVFLYGNLLRTALACCTALLILGTAPDWLFYASALCVTAVNRFVLAGLSAALPRVVDEDRLVMANSLSPTAGTLAATAGGGLAFAVRLVAADSDAAVVLLGAGLYLASALASLRLAADLLGPDPGGPRLRLRDALATTARGLVDGLRHLSERKDAARALAAITVIRFCYGALTVMVLMLCRYAWSDSNSGGLALLGLAVGFSGAGFFAAALVTPWAVGWLGRLRWMAACAAAAAVLEPALGLWFRPGPMLVAAFVLGVVTQGAKIATDTVVQASVDDSFRGRIFSLYDVLFNVAFVGAAAAAALVLPPDGESAAVVIGVAALYTIVAVTMFRWSRVAGAL; encoded by the coding sequence ATGCCCGTCGTACGTGATCTGCGCGTACTCCTGCGCCTTCGGAACTTCCGTCGTCTGCTCGTCGTACGGCTCCTCTCCCAGTCCGCCGACGGCGTCTACCAGGTCGCCCTCGCCGCGCACGTCGTCTTCTCCCCGGAGAAGCAGACATCGGCGGGAGCCATCGCCTCCGCGATGGCCGTACTGCTGCTTCCGTACTCCCTCATCGGCCCCTTCGCCGGCGTCTTCCTGGACCGCTGGCCGCGCCGTCAGGTCTTTCTGTACGGCAATCTGCTGCGCACCGCCCTCGCCTGCTGCACCGCCCTGCTGATCCTCGGCACCGCGCCCGACTGGCTCTTCTACGCCTCGGCGCTGTGCGTCACCGCGGTCAACCGCTTTGTGCTGGCGGGCCTCTCGGCCGCGCTGCCCCGGGTCGTCGACGAGGACCGGCTGGTCATGGCCAACTCGCTCTCACCGACCGCGGGAACGCTCGCCGCCACGGCAGGCGGCGGCCTCGCCTTCGCCGTACGTCTGGTCGCGGCGGACTCGGATGCAGCGGTCGTGCTGCTGGGCGCGGGGCTCTATCTGGCGTCAGCATTGGCGTCCCTACGCCTTGCGGCCGATCTTCTCGGGCCGGATCCGGGCGGCCCCCGTCTCCGACTGAGGGACGCCCTGGCCACCACCGCACGGGGGCTCGTCGACGGACTGCGCCATCTGTCGGAGCGGAAGGATGCGGCACGGGCGCTGGCGGCCATCACGGTGATCCGGTTCTGCTACGGGGCGCTGACCGTCATGGTGCTGATGCTGTGCCGGTACGCCTGGTCCGACAGCAACTCCGGCGGGCTGGCCCTGCTCGGCCTTGCCGTGGGGTTCTCAGGTGCGGGATTTTTCGCGGCCGCGCTGGTGACGCCCTGGGCTGTGGGGTGGCTCGGCCGGCTCCGCTGGATGGCGGCCTGTGCCGCCGCGGCCGCCGTCCTCGAACCCGCGCTGGGGTTGTGGTTCAGGCCCGGACCGATGCTGGTCGCGGCGTTCGTCCTCGGAGTGGTCACCCAGGGAGCGAAGATCGCAACGGACACCGTCGTGCAGGCGTCGGTGGACGACTCCTTCCGAGGCCGGATCTTCTCCCTCTACGACGTGTTGTTCAACGTGGCTTTTGTAGGTGCTGCTGCAGCAGCCGCCCTGGTCCTTCCTCCTGACGGCGAGTCGGCCGCGGTGGTGATCGGAGTTGCCGCGCTCTACACGATCGTCGCAGTGACGATGTTCCGATGGAGCCGCGTCGCCGGAGCGCTGTAA
- a CDS encoding CCA tRNA nucleotidyltransferase has product MPNANEDISSALTQVQHRAVSELLRVSPVADDLARRFQDAGFSLALVGGSVRDALLGRLGNDLDFTTDARPEDVLKIVRPWADSVWEVGIAFGTVGCQKNGYQIEVTTYRSEAYDRTSRKPEVSYGDSIEEDLVRRDFTVNAMAVALPQKEFIDPHGGREDLAERVLRTPGTAEESFSDDPLRMLRAARFAAQLDFDVATDVVTAMTEMAGRIEIVSAERVREELNKLLLSAHPRKGLGLLVSTGLAQQVLPELPALRLESDEHHRHKDVYEHSLTVLEQAIDLEEDGPDLTLRLAALLHDIGKPRTRRFEKDGRVSFHHHEVVGAKMVKKRMAELKYSNDMIKDVAKLVELHLRFHGYGDGEWTDSAVRRYVRDAGPLLERLHKLTRSDCTTRNKRKAGALSRTYDALEERIAQLKNQEELDAIRPDLDGNEIMQTLGVGPGPVIGKAYAFLLELRMEHGPMGHDAAVAELKKWWAAQS; this is encoded by the coding sequence GTGCCGAACGCCAATGAAGACATTTCCAGTGCCCTGACCCAGGTGCAGCACCGCGCAGTCAGTGAACTGCTGCGGGTGTCCCCGGTCGCCGACGACCTCGCCCGCCGTTTCCAGGATGCCGGATTCAGTCTCGCCCTGGTTGGCGGCTCGGTCCGGGACGCGCTTCTCGGCAGGCTGGGGAACGACCTGGACTTCACCACCGATGCCCGCCCCGAGGACGTCCTGAAGATCGTCCGTCCGTGGGCGGACTCGGTGTGGGAGGTCGGTATCGCCTTCGGCACGGTGGGGTGTCAGAAGAACGGCTACCAGATCGAAGTCACCACATATCGGTCGGAGGCGTACGACAGGACCTCGCGCAAGCCGGAGGTTTCCTACGGCGACTCCATCGAGGAAGACCTGGTTCGCCGCGATTTCACGGTCAACGCGATGGCCGTCGCACTGCCGCAGAAGGAATTCATCGACCCGCACGGCGGCCGCGAGGACCTGGCGGAGCGTGTGCTGCGCACCCCTGGGACGGCCGAGGAGTCGTTTTCCGACGACCCGCTGCGGATGCTGCGCGCCGCACGCTTCGCCGCGCAGTTGGACTTCGATGTCGCCACCGATGTGGTCACCGCGATGACTGAGATGGCAGGACGCATCGAGATCGTCTCCGCCGAACGGGTGCGTGAGGAGCTCAACAAGCTGCTGCTCTCCGCTCACCCTCGGAAGGGTCTTGGCTTGCTGGTCTCCACGGGACTGGCGCAGCAGGTACTGCCGGAGCTGCCCGCACTGCGACTTGAAAGTGACGAGCATCACCGTCACAAGGATGTCTACGAGCACTCGCTGACCGTCCTGGAGCAGGCGATCGATCTGGAGGAGGACGGACCCGACCTCACTCTGCGCCTCGCGGCGCTGCTCCATGACATCGGCAAGCCGCGGACCCGGCGCTTCGAGAAGGACGGGCGCGTCTCGTTCCATCACCACGAGGTGGTGGGCGCCAAGATGGTCAAGAAGCGAATGGCTGAGCTCAAGTACTCCAACGACATGATCAAGGATGTCGCGAAGCTGGTGGAGCTGCATCTGCGCTTCCACGGCTACGGCGACGGGGAGTGGACCGACTCCGCAGTTCGCCGGTATGTGCGTGATGCGGGTCCGCTGCTGGAGCGGCTCCACAAACTGACCCGCTCTGACTGCACGACGCGGAACAAGCGCAAGGCCGGTGCCCTCTCGCGGACGTATGACGCACTTGAGGAGCGTATTGCGCAGCTGAAGAACCAGGAGGAGCTGGACGCCATCCGGCCCGACCTGGACGGCAACGAGATCATGCAGACGCTGGGCGTCGGCCCCGGGCCGGTGATCGGCAAGGCATACGCGTTCCTGCTGGAGCTGCGGATGGAGCACGGCCCGATGGGGCACGATGCCGCGGTCGCTGAGCTCAAGAAGTGGTGGGCCGCGCAGAGCTGA